In Campylobacter sp. 2014D-0216, the following proteins share a genomic window:
- the tssM gene encoding type VI secretion system membrane subunit TssM, with translation MFQKIIQILKSRIFITTLILVVLGVLSLFFWSYGSLFAFNEIYVFSNPYLRFGIIFVFWCCIFLFFLLKPLSNFIKSLKDDKRIKLKEIKKEANEFLYKAKRNFFIALKDAQQTWKKDINTKNLPLVIIIGKEGAGKSTFINYSDIEYPLSDSLESYKKMHKSTSNFSLYVSKRGALLDTEGNYFSQEDFFHPNSSDELPEDDIEKNKDFLIKKSIWQNFLRFLNKNYFHSKLNGVVLVVDTKMFLENPKEYANNLIRYLTKRVHECEKILGVQLPIYVVFSKLDLIEGMKEFFDTFSEKIPRKAFGISFIEGFKDEDVQRSLEEISQSLFLHFVDKNSSIYTIEEKNKIYLFLKQLDNLFALSKEFIVQLQNENILKNSSILRGMYYVSAYQENVPRNFVLDTICEKYNIKKPLAQAKPSFNKQSYFVQSLLEDIVFKDSSLSKIKSFYKKMSLVGLILLLVCVTYSISSYVILKSEQEKKISQSVYNNLSLLLENIQDYSMMGIEEKAKLLVDLRNILSVYPQLVEKSSITEYLGLNIAYKGFEKAQNLYYRISEDVLKNTLLKEMEIILQTDDNYENLIKTLYVYKSLFEQKYLDKNLLKTWINENWNFLEKYKISKENFLSGIDELQKIDLSSSQEDETSINLSIEKLYNMAKIQRIYTLLNFINLDKKNTTYSFKNELGFAANNVFSESIRIDNIDEIYTKRGMVDFLQTLNAKIDKAMEIDSWILNDMSNTENRSNMAMGIIKIYLSQYQNKWQEILNSLAPKKFISKSSMLNELSILSKKENPLMNFIKIVSVNTNLNDATLLTQAYNLGINAAEIKTSFMGITSAFDAYHKIIEQNSILNTGATAVGLDVGSHQKTMELINADLLNIHKKITDFSTNNSQTIEEKIKYALSDSKDSSDPFSSLGQNIKNLPSELEKYYSTLSLYAWNIVENHGISLFNTVWLNEVYAPFVNEIAPFYPFNLLSSQDLSMDSFKNFFGKNGILNKFYEKYLTSVLTKRKNVYSINSKFSSRLTFSKDFLDFITKAGNLSELMLNANDVMRVRFTLQSLDLSADFSFVKVKYNDKSIIYDHTLHTKLDVITDEFNNGTSFDFTAYSYLDANANYTKSYKGEWAWYRLLQESKNLNSSYSVLFDGNKKMYFDFKLNNNNSDINNIIKILSDFKIVENITRAQNDR, from the coding sequence ATGTTTCAAAAAATTATACAAATTTTAAAATCAAGAATTTTTATAACTACATTGATACTTGTTGTCTTGGGTGTTTTGAGTTTATTTTTTTGGTCTTATGGATCTTTGTTTGCATTTAATGAAATTTATGTTTTTAGTAATCCTTATCTAAGATTTGGGATAATTTTTGTATTTTGGTGTTGTATTTTTTTATTTTTTCTTTTGAAGCCTTTAAGTAATTTTATAAAATCTCTTAAAGATGATAAAAGGATAAAGCTTAAAGAAATCAAAAAAGAAGCAAATGAATTTTTGTATAAAGCGAAAAGGAATTTTTTTATTGCATTAAAAGATGCACAGCAAACATGGAAGAAAGATATCAATACTAAAAATCTACCACTTGTCATTATTATAGGTAAAGAAGGGGCGGGTAAAAGCACTTTTATAAATTACTCTGACATAGAATATCCTTTAAGTGATAGTTTGGAATCATATAAAAAAATGCATAAGTCTACTAGTAATTTTAGTTTATACGTTTCTAAAAGAGGTGCTTTGCTTGATACCGAAGGGAATTATTTTTCCCAGGAAGATTTTTTTCATCCAAACAGTAGTGATGAATTGCCTGAGGATGATATAGAAAAAAATAAAGATTTTTTAATCAAAAAAAGTATTTGGCAAAATTTTTTAAGATTTTTAAATAAGAATTATTTTCATAGTAAGTTAAATGGTGTTGTTTTGGTAGTTGATACCAAAATGTTTTTGGAAAATCCAAAAGAGTATGCTAACAATCTAATTCGCTATTTAACAAAAAGAGTGCATGAGTGTGAAAAGATCTTAGGTGTTCAATTGCCTATTTACGTGGTTTTTTCGAAGTTGGATTTAATAGAAGGCATGAAAGAATTTTTTGATACTTTTAGTGAGAAAATTCCTAGAAAAGCTTTTGGTATAAGCTTTATAGAGGGTTTTAAAGATGAGGATGTTCAACGATCTTTGGAAGAAATAAGCCAATCGTTATTTTTGCATTTTGTTGATAAAAATTCTTCTATATACACCATAGAAGAAAAAAATAAAATTTATTTGTTTTTAAAGCAATTAGATAATTTATTTGCACTAAGTAAAGAATTTATTGTGCAATTACAAAATGAAAATATATTGAAAAACAGTTCAATTTTAAGAGGCATGTATTATGTGAGTGCTTATCAAGAAAATGTTCCAAGAAATTTTGTACTTGATACAATCTGTGAAAAGTATAATATAAAAAAACCATTAGCTCAGGCAAAACCATCTTTTAATAAGCAAAGTTACTTTGTTCAATCTTTGCTTGAAGATATCGTTTTTAAGGATTCATCGCTAAGTAAAATTAAAAGCTTTTATAAGAAGATGTCGCTTGTGGGGTTAATACTGCTTTTGGTTTGTGTGACTTATTCTATATCATCATATGTTATTCTTAAAAGCGAGCAAGAGAAAAAGATATCCCAAAGTGTCTATAATAACCTTTCGCTTTTATTGGAAAATATACAAGATTATTCTATGATGGGCATAGAGGAAAAAGCAAAATTACTAGTTGATTTGAGAAATATATTAAGCGTGTATCCGCAATTGGTTGAAAAGTCAAGTATAACCGAATATCTTGGTTTGAATATAGCTTATAAAGGTTTTGAAAAAGCGCAAAATTTATATTATAGAATCAGTGAAGATGTGTTAAAAAATACTCTATTAAAAGAAATGGAAATAATATTACAAACAGATGATAATTATGAAAATTTAATTAAAACTTTATATGTTTATAAGTCATTGTTCGAACAAAAATATCTTGATAAAAATTTGTTGAAAACATGGATTAATGAAAATTGGAATTTTTTGGAAAAATATAAAATTTCTAAAGAGAATTTTTTATCTGGCATCGATGAACTTCAAAAAATTGACCTAAGTTCTTCTCAAGAAGATGAGACTTCGATTAATTTATCTATTGAAAAATTATACAATATGGCAAAAATTCAAAGAATATATACTTTGTTAAATTTTATTAATCTAGATAAGAAAAATACAACATACAGTTTTAAAAATGAACTAGGCTTTGCAGCTAATAATGTATTTTCAGAATCTATTAGGATCGATAATATCGATGAGATTTACACTAAAAGAGGTATGGTTGATTTCTTGCAGACATTAAATGCAAAAATAGACAAAGCCATGGAAATTGATTCGTGGATTTTGAATGATATGTCAAATACTGAAAATAGAAGTAATATGGCTATGGGGATTATAAAAATTTATTTAAGTCAGTATCAAAACAAATGGCAAGAAATTTTAAATTCACTTGCGCCTAAAAAATTTATTTCTAAAAGTTCTATGTTAAATGAGCTTAGTATATTATCTAAAAAAGAAAACCCTTTAATGAATTTTATAAAAATTGTCAGTGTAAATACCAATCTTAATGATGCCACTTTGTTAACTCAGGCGTATAATCTTGGTATCAATGCTGCTGAGATAAAAACAAGTTTTATGGGTATTACAAGTGCATTTGATGCGTATCATAAAATTATAGAACAAAATTCTATTTTAAACACAGGTGCCACTGCGGTAGGTTTGGATGTTGGAAGTCATCAAAAAACTATGGAGTTGATAAATGCAGATTTGTTAAATATTCACAAAAAAATAACTGATTTTAGTACAAATAATTCTCAAACTATTGAAGAGAAAATAAAATATGCTTTAAGTGATAGTAAGGATTCTAGTGATCCTTTTAGTTCTCTTGGGCAAAACATCAAAAATTTACCAAGTGAATTGGAAAAATATTATTCAACTCTTTCTTTATATGCATGGAATATAGTAGAAAACCACGGAATTTCTTTATTTAATACTGTTTGGCTGAATGAGGTCTATGCTCCATTTGTTAACGAAATAGCGCCTTTTTACCCTTTTAATTTATTAAGTTCGCAAGATTTGAGCATGGATTCTTTTAAAAATTTCTTTGGTAAGAACGGAATTTTAAATAAATTTTACGAAAAATACCTAACAAGTGTTTTAACGAAAAGAAAAAATGTTTATTCTATTAATTCTAAATTTAGCTCAAGATTAACTTTTTCTAAAGATTTTTTAGATTTTATTACCAAGGCTGGTAATTTATCAGAGTTGATGTTAAATGCAAATGATGTAATGAGAGTGCGCTTTACTTTACAAAGCCTTGATTTGAGCGCTGATTTTTCATTTGTAAAGGTTAAATACAATGATAAGTCTATTATATATGATCATACATTACATACAAAATTAGATGTCATTACTGATGAATTTAATAACGGGACTAGCTTTGATTTTACTGCGTATTCTTATTTAGATGCTAATGCAAACTATACAAAATCTTACAAGGGTGAATGGGCTTGGTATAGACTACTACAAGAAAGTAAAAATTTAAATTCATCTTACAGTGTTTTATTTGATGGTAATAAAAAAATGTATTTTGATTTTAAGCTTAACAATAATAATTCAGATATTAATAATATAATTAAAATACTAAGTGATTTTAAAATCGTAGAAAATATAACAAGGGCTCAAAATGATAGATAA
- a CDS encoding tRNA 2-selenouridine synthase: MSASDEELRANIKKYDVEKKFPQVLSNGCKYYRSDYRYKGKANFGFKDKPEFAYYEDQFKAYMGEENYKKLRPYLGMTTYYVCKGKKYPVVFATMIDYKVKSYGLFGDEGRGFSFSSISRKSAGGGSFHYFTNNKFIKSDEKYTGQSY; this comes from the coding sequence ATATCTGCTTCTGATGAAGAGTTAAGAGCTAATATTAAAAAGTATGATGTAGAAAAAAAATTCCCTCAAGTCCTTTCTAATGGTTGTAAATATTATCGTAGTGATTATAGATATAAAGGTAAAGCTAATTTTGGTTTCAAAGATAAACCCGAATTTGCATACTATGAAGATCAATTTAAAGCATATATGGGTGAAGAAAACTATAAAAAATTAAGACCTTATTTGGGTATGACAACTTATTATGTATGTAAGGGTAAAAAATATCCTGTTGTTTTTGCTACTATGATAGATTATAAAGTAAAAAGCTATGGATTGTTTGGAGATGAAGGAAGAGGATTTAGCTTTTCTAGCATTAGTCGTAAAAGTGCAGGAGGAGGATCTTTTCATTATTTTACTAATAATAAATTTATAAAAAGTGATGAAAAATATACAGGACAAAGTTACTGA
- a CDS encoding Hcp family type VI secretion system effector has translation MAQPAYIKIEGSTQGLISSGASTEASIGNRYQAGHEDEIMAQEISHIVTVPVDQQSGQPSGQRVHKPFTFTCSLNKAVPLLYNALTKGERLPSVEVHWFRTSTSGGQEHFFTTKLEDAIITDITLIMPNAQEASNHDKTELFKVSLNYRKVIWEHTAAGTSGSDDWREANS, from the coding sequence ATGGCACAACCAGCATACATCAAGATCGAAGGATCAACTCAAGGACTTATTTCAAGTGGCGCTTCTACAGAAGCAAGTATAGGAAATCGTTATCAGGCTGGACACGAAGATGAGATTATGGCTCAAGAAATTTCTCATATCGTAACAGTTCCGGTTGATCAACAAAGCGGACAACCATCAGGACAAAGAGTTCACAAACCTTTTACTTTCACTTGTTCTTTAAACAAAGCCGTTCCATTGCTTTATAATGCACTAACAAAAGGCGAAAGACTTCCAAGTGTTGAAGTACATTGGTTTAGAACATCAACAAGTGGAGGACAAGAGCATTTCTTCACAACTAAACTAGAAGATGCCATTATTACAGATATTACTTTAATAATGCCAAACGCACAAGAAGCAAGTAACCATGACAAAACAGAGCTTTTTAAAGTATCTTTAAATTACAGAAAAGTTATTTGGGAGCATACAGCAGCTGGGACAAGCGGAAGTGATGATTGGAGAGAAGCAAACTCTTAA
- the flgL gene encoding flagellar hook-associated protein FlgL, with translation MRISNQYNFYTSIQNYTDGQSLLNKYNLQLQTGQLIQHSWENANIYINGSRLEYEMANINQVIQGTQAAMEMTKNTDTALKNITELLEKFKTLLTKAASDGNSQESREAIAKELQLVRDSIVNIANTSINGQYLFGGSNSANKPFDKYGNYSGNKDNIFVVSGAGTQIPYNIPGWDLFFKPDSNINKIISTNVSFTDARYPNEKKHITGESLFSHVIGQNYVQNGELKPDENFDSSYDDKLPFPHSSMYVQGVRPDGTSFKATLDIDPDAKIDDVLNNIGKLYGNTEGNKVVDVTINDSGQIEIKSLKEGSSSLDFHAVAMTPQLQDAEQIKALKAAAERENISMKDVTDRIMQAAHGGNLNNTRSPVTIEVGGERFTVDIHKTDFIKSNINGNKTNGADFDVPFEKDGNTVFGNVSQVVKGTSEYATDSTKLSEVVANANGSMDGQQLQMEITSKSGQTYEVTVNLEASMVSFNKPDGTLIQIPFMSADPNNPSNISSTNPEDITYGQLNDIIGMIASDNIPETTLAPANADHFKEYQKLVLNSRDSVEVGMDYKGRISITDKFSSNTNIGVTIKDSNSNSGFPPAGTTVNGSGFVFSANNSLTIDDPNIDLIKDLDEMIDAVLNGTMRADSEGSDPRNTGLQGALERIDHLQEHVRKMQTTIGAYTNNIEETNKRMTFLNINVASIKTGITDADYGQTYMQFMQTMVSYQAMLSATSKISQMSLLNYL, from the coding sequence ATGAGAATTAGTAACCAGTATAATTTCTACACATCTATACAAAACTACACCGATGGACAGTCTTTGTTAAATAAATACAATTTGCAACTTCAAACCGGTCAGCTTATTCAGCATTCTTGGGAAAATGCAAACATTTATATCAATGGCTCAAGATTAGAATATGAAATGGCTAATATCAATCAAGTGATTCAAGGTACTCAAGCGGCCATGGAGATGACAAAAAACACTGATACAGCTTTGAAAAACATCACAGAGCTTTTGGAAAAATTTAAAACACTTTTAACTAAAGCTGCAAGTGATGGTAATTCTCAAGAGTCTAGGGAGGCTATCGCAAAAGAATTACAACTCGTGAGAGATTCTATTGTAAATATTGCAAATACTAGCATTAATGGGCAGTATTTATTTGGTGGATCAAATAGCGCAAATAAGCCTTTTGATAAATATGGAAATTATTCTGGCAACAAAGATAATATTTTTGTAGTAAGTGGCGCAGGAACTCAAATTCCTTATAATATCCCTGGTTGGGATTTATTTTTTAAACCTGATTCAAATATTAATAAAATCATCTCAACCAATGTTTCATTTACAGATGCACGCTATCCAAATGAAAAAAAACACATTACCGGCGAGTCTTTATTTTCTCATGTGATAGGACAAAATTATGTCCAAAATGGTGAGCTAAAACCGGATGAAAATTTTGACAGTAGCTACGATGATAAACTTCCTTTTCCGCACTCATCAATGTATGTTCAAGGGGTAAGACCCGATGGAACAAGCTTTAAGGCCACTTTAGATATAGACCCTGATGCGAAAATAGATGATGTGTTAAATAACATAGGTAAACTATATGGTAACACAGAAGGCAACAAAGTAGTAGATGTAACGATTAACGATAGTGGTCAAATTGAAATCAAAAGCTTAAAAGAGGGAAGTAGTTCTTTAGACTTTCATGCAGTTGCTATGACCCCGCAGCTTCAAGATGCAGAGCAAATTAAAGCTTTAAAAGCCGCTGCAGAAAGAGAAAATATCAGCATGAAAGATGTGACCGATCGTATCATGCAAGCCGCACATGGAGGGAATTTAAATAACACAAGAAGTCCGGTTACTATCGAGGTTGGTGGAGAAAGATTTACCGTAGATATACACAAAACAGACTTTATAAAAAGCAATATCAATGGCAATAAAACCAATGGAGCTGATTTTGATGTGCCTTTTGAAAAAGATGGTAACACTGTTTTTGGTAATGTTTCTCAAGTAGTGAAAGGAACAAGCGAATACGCAACAGATAGTACAAAGCTTAGCGAAGTAGTTGCAAATGCCAATGGTAGCATGGATGGTCAGCAACTCCAAATGGAGATTACTTCTAAAAGTGGTCAAACTTATGAAGTAACTGTAAATTTAGAAGCTTCTATGGTGAGTTTTAATAAACCTGATGGAACTTTAATCCAAATTCCTTTTATGAGCGCTGATCCAAATAATCCTAGCAATATAAGCTCAACTAATCCTGAAGATATTACTTATGGACAATTAAATGATATCATAGGTATGATAGCTTCTGATAATATTCCAGAAACTACACTTGCTCCTGCAAATGCTGATCATTTTAAAGAGTATCAAAAGTTAGTTTTAAATTCTAGAGATAGTGTTGAAGTTGGTATGGATTATAAAGGTCGTATCAGTATTACTGATAAATTCTCAAGTAACACCAACATCGGAGTAACTATAAAAGATTCTAACTCAAACAGTGGCTTTCCTCCAGCAGGAACTACGGTAAATGGTTCGGGTTTTGTCTTTAGTGCAAACAATTCTTTGACAATTGATGATCCAAATATTGATCTAATTAAAGACTTAGATGAGATGATTGATGCGGTTTTAAATGGTACCATGAGGGCTGATTCAGAAGGGAGTGATCCTAGAAACACAGGTTTGCAAGGAGCATTAGAGAGAATTGATCATTTGCAAGAGCATGTTAGAAAAATGCAAACTACCATTGGTGCATACACAAACAATATAGAAGAAACTAACAAAAGAATGACCTTTTTAAATATTAATGTGGCTTCGATTAAAACAGGGATTACTGATGCTGATTATGGGCAAACCTATATGCAATTTATGCAAACTATGGTTTCATACCAAGCAATGCTTTCAGCAACTTCTAAAATTTCTCAAATGAGTTTGTTAAACTACTTATAA
- the mltG gene encoding endolytic transglycosylase MltG → MKKIIGNAKNLRIFLICCDFVLIFLLSIFYYLLLPIKTNSVVFISQGSVSKIITQLDKNNYKMSSIDKYALYFLGHPQSGWINIGTNALNRAEFLHKLTIAKAALETITLIPGETTEIFFHELAPKLNLNAKTLMQEFHKQSPFKEGMLFPETYKIPKGITEELLVKYLLAYSTNEFKKLSFKIFREYNEKKWHEYIIIASIIQKEAADNEEMPIISSVIRNRLKKGMKLQMDGTLNYGKYSHEKVTPQRIRSDNSSYNTYKFSGIPKEAVCNVSFEAIKAAIFPAKTEYLYFVRDKKTNKHIFTSTLKEHNKAIRN, encoded by the coding sequence ATGAAAAAAATAATAGGCAATGCTAAAAATTTAAGAATTTTTTTAATATGTTGTGATTTTGTTTTAATTTTTCTTTTATCCATTTTTTACTATCTACTCTTACCTATAAAAACAAACTCCGTGGTTTTTATATCACAAGGTTCTGTAAGTAAGATTATAACGCAATTAGATAAAAATAACTATAAAATGAGCAGTATTGATAAATACGCTTTGTATTTTTTAGGCCATCCTCAATCTGGTTGGATCAATATAGGCACAAATGCACTCAACCGAGCTGAATTTTTACACAAACTTACCATCGCTAAAGCAGCACTTGAAACCATTACGCTCATTCCTGGAGAAACCACAGAAATATTCTTTCACGAATTAGCCCCTAAGCTTAACTTAAACGCTAAAACTTTAATGCAAGAATTTCACAAGCAAAGTCCTTTTAAAGAAGGTATGCTTTTTCCTGAAACTTATAAGATTCCAAAAGGCATTACAGAAGAGCTTTTGGTAAAATATCTTTTAGCTTATTCTACTAATGAATTTAAAAAACTTTCTTTTAAAATTTTTAGAGAATATAATGAAAAAAAATGGCATGAATACATCATTATAGCTTCCATTATTCAAAAAGAGGCAGCAGATAATGAAGAAATGCCTATCATCTCATCAGTGATTAGAAATCGCTTAAAAAAAGGCATGAAGCTTCAAATGGATGGAACACTCAACTACGGAAAGTACTCTCATGAAAAAGTTACCCCACAAAGAATAAGATCAGACAATAGCTCTTATAATACTTACAAATTCAGTGGTATACCAAAAGAAGCAGTGTGTAATGTATCTTTTGAAGCGATTAAAGCGGCAATTTTTCCTGCCAAAACAGAGTATTTATATTTTGTAAGAGATAAAAAAACCAATAAACATATTTTTACCTCTACTTTAAAAGAACATAATAAGGCAATAAGAAATTAA
- a CDS encoding FtsK/SpoIIIE family DNA translocase — MGYSLAKLSYFLFGSLTKFYPFVFFWFNYLLYKNDYNFDLIERRFSVAVFACILASLIFASVFLQDKGYIASAMFVILNGLFGKIGSLVLVILLLAFAFSISFPQIIKDVFKIELDFDFYLKLETLIKNKIFGFFGGDKYENETKEEQEKLKQELLIKDKEEVVKTTQVEPAQVVQQNKKFNLDDLKNQELEEVVVSEEDKKLGSSYIHELSEPIANFAQKASKINIKEDEMTPEEYLSKYKNKSEDIYTQTLKSKNLDEPSYKRRNIDLNENKEELNEDNTLFAKELKEREQMLQKAKLLEEYKALQKEKILEELNEDFKKIEELNAIEAQKEAEFKKIQTKNNFLGVKEFKDEDFIPQNEVKELDFSEDDFVKPTSIEELRSKKNYETPFVVEEVKNDIYEEKNTPEVYQEPTIEVVENKTHHSITNEVSENKALLKDLDFGNFEKPKDFTLPPLDFLTMPKEGKSEINEEEIDRKIYDLLEKLRRFKIGGDVVRTYTGPVVTTFEFRPAADVKVSKILSLQDDLAMALKAQTIRIQAPIPGKDVVGIEVPNEQIDTIYLREILESDVFKNSSSPLTIALGKDIVGDPFVTDLKKLPHLLIAGTTGSGKSVGINSMLLSLLYRNSPKTLRLMMIDPKMLEFSIYNDIPHLLTPVITDPKKAVNALSNMVAEMERRYRLMADAKTKNIENYNEKIKEQGGEILPFIVVIIDELADLMMTAGKDVEFYIGRLAQMARASGIHLIVATQRPSVDVVTGVVKANLPSRISYKVGQKIDSKVILDSMGAESLLGRGDCLFTPPGMSGLVRLHAPFASENEIENIVEFLKAQQVVEYDESFLKDDSQDGVYKRSEIDDGELDELYEEAKAVILEDRKTSISYLQRRLKIGYNRAANIIEQLSQMGVLSEPDAKGQREIL; from the coding sequence ATAGGGTACTCTTTAGCAAAGCTTAGTTATTTTTTATTTGGTTCGTTAACCAAATTTTATCCTTTTGTCTTTTTTTGGTTTAATTATCTTTTGTATAAAAATGACTATAATTTCGACTTAATAGAGCGTAGGTTTAGTGTGGCGGTATTTGCTTGCATACTTGCTTCGCTAATTTTTGCTTCGGTTTTTTTACAAGATAAAGGCTATATAGCTTCAGCTATGTTTGTGATTTTAAATGGTCTTTTTGGAAAAATAGGTAGCTTAGTGCTAGTGATTTTATTACTTGCTTTTGCTTTTAGTATTTCTTTTCCGCAAATCATAAAAGATGTGTTTAAAATAGAGCTTGACTTTGATTTTTATCTGAAGCTTGAAACTTTAATTAAAAATAAAATTTTCGGCTTTTTTGGTGGCGATAAATACGAAAATGAAACCAAAGAAGAGCAAGAAAAACTCAAGCAAGAGCTTTTGATCAAAGATAAAGAAGAAGTAGTAAAGACAACGCAAGTGGAGCCAGCACAAGTAGTTCAGCAAAATAAGAAATTTAATCTTGATGATCTAAAAAATCAAGAACTAGAAGAAGTTGTCGTTAGTGAAGAAGATAAAAAGCTAGGTTCAAGTTACATCCATGAGCTTTCAGAGCCTATCGCAAATTTTGCACAAAAAGCAAGTAAAATAAATATAAAGGAAGATGAAATGACGCCTGAAGAGTATTTGTCAAAATATAAAAATAAAAGTGAAGATATTTATACTCAAACTTTAAAAAGTAAAAACCTAGATGAACCAAGTTATAAAAGACGCAATATAGATTTAAATGAAAACAAAGAAGAATTAAACGAAGATAATACTTTGTTTGCTAAAGAACTAAAAGAGCGCGAGCAAATGTTGCAAAAGGCTAAATTGCTTGAAGAATACAAGGCATTGCAAAAAGAAAAAATACTCGAAGAATTGAATGAGGATTTTAAAAAAATCGAAGAATTAAACGCCATAGAGGCGCAAAAAGAAGCTGAATTTAAAAAAATACAAACTAAAAATAACTTCCTAGGTGTTAAAGAATTTAAAGATGAGGATTTTATCCCGCAAAATGAAGTTAAAGAATTAGACTTTAGCGAAGATGATTTTGTTAAGCCTACTAGCATAGAGGAGTTAAGAAGTAAAAAAAACTATGAAACTCCTTTTGTAGTAGAAGAAGTAAAAAATGATATTTATGAGGAAAAAAATACGCCTGAAGTTTATCAAGAACCTACTATAGAAGTTGTTGAAAATAAAACACATCATTCAATCACCAACGAAGTTAGCGAAAATAAAGCATTATTAAAAGATCTTGACTTTGGAAATTTTGAAAAACCAAAGGATTTTACTTTACCACCTTTGGATTTTTTAACTATGCCAAAAGAAGGTAAAAGTGAAATCAATGAAGAAGAAATCGATAGAAAAATTTATGATTTATTGGAAAAATTAAGACGCTTTAAGATAGGTGGCGATGTAGTTAGAACCTATACAGGACCTGTTGTTACTACTTTTGAATTCCGCCCTGCAGCTGATGTAAAGGTAAGTAAAATTTTATCTTTGCAAGATGATTTAGCTATGGCTTTAAAAGCGCAAACTATAAGAATTCAAGCCCCAATACCAGGTAAAGATGTGGTTGGTATAGAGGTACCAAATGAGCAAATCGACACGATTTATTTAAGAGAAATTCTAGAAAGCGATGTGTTTAAAAACTCTAGCTCGCCTTTAACTATAGCTTTGGGTAAAGATATAGTAGGTGATCCTTTTGTGACGGATCTTAAAAAACTTCCTCATCTTTTAATAGCAGGAACAACAGGAAGTGGTAAAAGTGTAGGGATTAACTCCATGCTTTTGTCTTTGCTTTATAGAAATTCACCAAAAACTTTAAGACTGATGATGATAGATCCTAAGATGCTTGAATTTAGCATTTATAATGATATACCACATTTACTTACTCCGGTTATCACTGATCCTAAAAAGGCGGTTAATGCATTATCAAATATGGTAGCTGAAATGGAGCGAAGATACCGCTTGATGGCTGATGCAAAAACTAAAAACATCGAAAATTATAATGAAAAAATCAAAGAACAAGGCGGGGAGATCTTGCCATTTATCGTGGTGATTATCGATGAGTTAGCTGACTTGATGATGACAGCAGGTAAAGATGTGGAGTTTTATATAGGTCGTTTAGCGCAAATGGCAAGAGCTAGTGGAATTCACTTAATCGTAGCTACTCAACGCCCTTCAGTAGATGTAGTCACTGGGGTTGTAAAAGCAAATTTACCAAGTAGAATTTCTTATAAAGTAGGGCAAAAAATAGACTCTAAGGTTATTTTGGATTCTATGGGTGCTGAGAGTTTGTTAGGACGTGGGGATTGTTTATTTACTCCCCCTGGTATGAGTGGTTTGGTGCGTTTACATGCTCCTTTTGCAAGTGAAAATGAAATCGAAAATATCGTAGAATTTTTAAAAGCTCAACAAGTAGTTGAATACGATGAAAGCTTTTTGAAAGATGATAGTCAAGATGGGGTTTATAAAAGAAGTGAAATAGATGATGGGGAGTTAGATGAGCTTTATGAAGAAGCAAAAGCAGTGATTTTAGAAGATAGAAAAACAAGTATTTCATATCTGCAAAGACGCTTAAAAATAGGCTATAACCGCGCAGCAAACATCATAGAACAACTTTCTCAAATGGGTGTTTTAAGTGAACCTGATGCAAAAGGGCAAAGAGAAATTTTATAA
- a CDS encoding tRNA 2-selenouridine synthase yields MYTIDSEAIDKLLPQVLSNGCKYYRSDYRYKGKANFGFKDKPEFAYYEDQFKAYMGEENYKKLRPYLGMTTYYVCKGKKYPVVFATMIDYKVKSYGLFGDEGRGFSFSSISRKSAGGGSFHYFTNNKFIKSDEKYTGQSY; encoded by the coding sequence ATTTATACGATAGATTCTGAAGCTATTGATAAATTGCTTCCTCAAGTCCTTTCTAATGGTTGTAAATATTATCGTAGTGATTATAGATATAAAGGTAAAGCTAATTTTGGTTTCAAAGATAAACCCGAATTTGCATACTATGAAGATCAATTTAAAGCATATATGGGTGAAGAAAACTATAAAAAATTAAGACCTTATTTGGGTATGACAACTTATTATGTATGTAAGGGTAAAAAATATCCTGTTGTTTTTGCTACTATGATAGATTATAAAGTAAAAAGCTATGGATTGTTTGGAGATGAAGGAAGAGGATTTAGCTTTTCTAGCATTAGTCGTAAAAGTGCAGGAGGAGGATCTTTTCATTATTTTACTAATAATAAATTTATAAAAAGTGATGAAAAATATACAGGACAAAGTTACTGA